A genomic segment from Perca flavescens isolate YP-PL-M2 chromosome 13, PFLA_1.0, whole genome shotgun sequence encodes:
- the fam222ba gene encoding protein FAM222B, producing the protein MLACLPGPGDLPLQLLPHTQMNTGHQKWDTTQRMRSAPFPTPAELDAYAKKVANNPLTIKIFPNSVKVPQRNHVRRTVNGLDTSGQRYSPYPSSQASAKTGLLAIIKVPTVKGILKDFDGSRARLHPEVIMNPHTGPYQVASTSTLNHHPPLPNLARLQQSLPLQPQDPPQTLQMPLPQQQGHTQSLRHPPPMAQPPQGPHRLQTLSQHPALGHPQGPTTVMLQQQQHLQQQPPPGLQVSRKLPDGDAPPNVTVSTSTIPLSMAAGLHQGRQADLSTIVHQINQFCQARAQCAGATSMCEGQIANPSPISRNLLISACSRVSMHSNPATPGFPPPNCIIGSQEKATAPLGAHPPHSVAIMNHLPSSHTDLKQQHHHMLHQQQNQQQQQQQLQHNAQQQKMRSWNQHQLAHVPHIQNGGSHLCKQPSRDSAFHFNGMGYPAEVCVGQPYTLKPPVERPTPSPPVNNGMPGPMAHYSNGHYFQSHIWNSSILPTPNSDSSGSQDIAMPFHGAGPGGCTTLDCGPPGAPHFRLGTSSSTSSAQSNLMQTADYLGGDFQTPYFRDQNLGLMGKMHRPPLSRVGPEVGDGRTALIQHPGYR; encoded by the exons ATGCTGGCCTGTCTGCCAGGGCCAGGTGACCTCCCCCTTCAGCTTCTCCCCCACACGCAGATGAACACTGGACATCAGAAAT GGGACACCACACAAAGGATGAGATCCGCTCCGTTTCCAACCCCTGCAGAATTGGATGCATATGCTAAGAAGGTTGCCAACAACCCCCTCACCATCAAGATCTTCCCCAACAGCGTCAAGGTGCCGCAGCGAAACCACGTGCGCCGCACAGTCAACGGGCTGGATACGTCAGGCCAGCGCTACAGCCCTTACCCTTCCTCTCAGGCCAGTGCCAAGACAGGCCTCCTCGCCATCATCAAGGTGCCCACAGTCAAAGGCATCCTGAAAGATTTTGACGGAAGCCGGGCTCGCTTGCACCCTGAAGTCATCATGAACCCCCACACCGGACCCTACCAAGTGGCTTCGACCAGCACTTTAAACCACCACCCACCTCTGCCGAACCTTGCCCGGCTCCAGCAGAGCTTACCCCTCCAACCACAGGACCCACCTCAGACTCTACAGATGCCCCTCCCTCAGCAGCAGGGTCACACCCAGAGCCTCAGACACCCTCCCCCCATGGCCCAGCCCCCTCAGGGCCCACACAGACTACAGACTCTGTCTCAGCATCCAGCCCTTGGTCACCCACAGGGGCCAACTACCGTCAtgcttcagcagcagcagcaccttcAGCAGCAGCCACCACCTGGCCTGCAGGTGAGCAGAAAGCTGCCGGATGGCGACGCACCGCCTAATGTTACCGTCTCTACCTCAACCATTCCACTCTCCATGGCTGCCGGGCTGCACCAGGGCCGCCAGGCTGACCTGAGCACCATTGTGCATCAGATCAACCAGTTCTGCCAAGCTCGGGCCCAATGTGCGGGCGCCACCTCCATGTGTGAGGGCCAGATCGCCAACCCCAGCCCCATCAGTCGCAACCTGCTTATCAGCGCCTGCTCCAGGGTGTCCATGCACAGCAACCCTGCCACCCCTGGCTTTCCCCCACCCAACTGCATTATTGGCTCTCAAGAGAAAGCCACCGCCCCGTTGGGAGCTCACCCGCCACACAGCGTGGCAATAATGAACCACTTGCCTTCCAGCCACACTGATCTCAAGCAGCAGCACCACCACATGCTGCACCAACAACagaatcagcagcagcagcaacaacagcttcAGCATAACGCGCAGCAGCAGAAGATGCGCTCATGGAATCAGCACCAGTTGGCTCACGTACCCCACATTCAGAACGGTGGGAGCCACCTCTGCAAGCAGCCTTCCAGGGACTCCGCCTTCCATTTTAACGGCATGGGCTACCctgcagaggtgtgtgtgggtCAGCCTTACACACTGAAACCTCCCGTAGAGAGGCCCACCCCCTCTCCCCCTGTCAACAACGGCATGCCCGGCCCCATGGCCCACTACAGTAATGGTCACTACTTCCAGTCCCACATTTGGAACAGCAGCATCCTACCCACACCCAACAGTGACAGCTCCGGGTCTCAGGACATAGCCATGCCATTCCACGGTGCGGGCCCAGGGGGGTGCACCACACTAGACTGTGGGCCCCCTGGGGCTCCCCATTTCAGGCTAGGAACgagctcctccacctcctccgcCCAGTCTAATCTGATGCAAACAGCAGATTACTTGGGTGGGGACTTCCAGACGCCCTACTTCCGCGATCAGAATCTAGGGTTGATGGGCAAGATGCACAGGCCTCCTCTGAGCAGGGTAGGTCCAGAGGTTGGGGATGGCAGAACCGCTCTCATCCAGCACCCAGGGTACAGATAA